The proteins below come from a single Columba livia isolate bColLiv1 breed racing homer chromosome 28, bColLiv1.pat.W.v2, whole genome shotgun sequence genomic window:
- the LOC110354947 gene encoding keratin, type II cytoskeletal 2 epidermal-like, which translates to MCFQWMRKIYQYLRGRCAHRNRGYSNEISSHHSGSRGLSNLHGHGSFFCGGEGSVIYSRRPSFGQPIPTSSTYGIAGGYTCGGDGSIIIDNSSSGGTSGWGTAGGTVPVYGSGGGGSTCHTGTLGSTEGCGSAYGYDASPRENALTGGVRGGSGYCSTGSGYGVRGHPGPELSYGDGGSFQDMQQKCPVVVPNIKAQQSKQTSQWPLSQKK; encoded by the exons ATGTGTTTCCAATGGATGAGGAAG atTTATCAGTATCTCCGAGGGAGGTGTGCCCACCGGAACAGGGGCTACAGCAATGAGATCTCCTCGCACCACAGCGGCAGCAGGGGCTTGTCAAACCTCCATGGACATGGCTCCTTCTTTTGTGGTGGGGAAGGCTCAGTCATCTACAGCCGGAGACCTTCATTTGGCCAGCCCATCCCAACGTCGTCCACCTACGGCATTGCTGGGGGCTACACATGTGGTGGGGATGGATCTATTATAATAGACAACAGCAGCAGTGGGGGAACGTCTGGCTGGGGCACTGCGGGGGGGACAGTCCCAGTCTATGGCAGTGGTGGTGGCGGATCCACCTGCCACACTGGGACACTGGGCAGCACCGAAGGATGCGGCTCCGCATACGGGTATGATGCGTCACCAAGAGAAAATGCCTTAACAGGTGGGGTGAGAGGTGGGTCGGGGTATTGTAGCACAGGATCAGGCTATGGCGTCAGGGGACACCCAGGCCCAGAGCTCAGCTATGGAGATGGTGGTTCCTTCCAGGACATGCAGCAGAAATGCCCCGTTGTCGTTCCCAACATCAAGGCCCAGCAGAGCAAGCAGACCAGCCAGTGGCCACTCAGCCAGAAGAAGTGA